CTAAGCTATGATCGCTCTCTAACTCGATTAAGTTCACCCAAGGTCGGTTCTCAGCGTAGTCTCGACTGACTTTAAGGGGAATAACTTCATCGTGTAACCCATGGAAAATGAGTGTAGGGACAGCACGAGTGAGAGACGAAGAGGAATATTGGCGTAAATCGGAGATGAAACGGTAGTGTAAGGAAAGCGATCGCTTCTGGCCATAATGATAAATGGGCCAATAGCCCCTTTTTTGCCATTCTTGACGTTCAGATTCCGTCAATTGAGTCATCCAATAGGTATAAAACTCAAAAGCAGGAGCCAGTAAAACCAATGCTTGCACTTGAGGATAACGTTCGGCTAACCAAGTGGCCGTTAACCCTCCAAAACTCGAACCAATTATATAAACTGGGGTTTCTGATGCTGGGAATAATTCCCCCACCTGTTGCAATTGGCGAGTTAGGGTGAGATGAGAAAAATCACCCTGATTTAAATCAGGGACTTGCAGGGTGATTTGGCGATCGCTAAATTTTTGGGCGATCGCCAGCGACTTCAAGGACTGGGGAGATGATGCAAACCCATGCAGATATAAATACAGCGCTTCGCGCGGTAACGGGAAAACCATTTTTCTTCAGGAAATAACCAGGGGGTAGGGTGAGTAGGAGAACAAAACAATTCCATTCCAGCTTATATAGCGCTACGCGCTAGGGAATAGGGA
The sequence above is drawn from the Roseofilum reptotaenium CS-1145 genome and encodes:
- a CDS encoding YqiA/YcfP family alpha/beta fold hydrolase, coding for MVFPLPREALYLYLHGFASSPQSLKSLAIAQKFSDRQITLQVPDLNQGDFSHLTLTRQLQQVGELFPASETPVYIIGSSFGGLTATWLAERYPQVQALVLLAPAFEFYTYWMTQLTESERQEWQKRGYWPIYHYGQKRSLSLHYRFISDLRQYSSSSLTRAVPTLIFHGLHDEVIPLKVSRDYAENRPWVNLIELESDHSLGDQLPEIWQGIRDFLPGITTLN